The following coding sequences are from one Spirochaetota bacterium window:
- a CDS encoding FAD-dependent oxidoreductase — protein sequence MKIIIENIELFPGEPELRIGSLLRERLGLDIDPEWSIDRKSLDARDKGRIVYRYRVIADVPERFASTVPAMTDARLWVPAEGYPAPRARFGLSVIVVGAGPAGLFCALRLIEAGARVLVLERGRPVEERMRDIHALRAGGMLDPESNVLFGEGGAGAYSDGKLTTRIHRPEVEWFFQTMVDCGAPTAILYDARPHIGTDGLIPLLGNIRRRIEDAGSTIRFGERVTGLIREGGRAAGVTTATGGEYRASAVVLATGHSARDVYDMLTGEKVALEKKGFAVGVRIEHPARLIDRIQYGKAAEKRPLPAADYRLTFNNRQSGRGVYSFCMCPGGEVVNASSEEGLLCTNGMSYSGRDGEYSNAALVVTVSPDDLGPSPLAGIGFQREIERKAFEAGGGGWEAPVERIRSFLGGGPDTSVPATSYRPGVRAARVREYLPGWIADELAIALKSFDRKMKGFIGDEGVIIGAETRSSSPVRVVREADLQSVSLPSLYPVGEGAGHAGGIVSSAVDGMRAADAICTAAGL from the coding sequence ATGAAGATTATAATAGAAAACATCGAACTCTTCCCCGGCGAGCCCGAACTGCGGATAGGCTCCCTGCTCCGCGAGCGTCTGGGCCTTGATATCGATCCCGAATGGTCGATCGACCGTAAGTCTCTCGATGCGCGGGACAAGGGAAGGATCGTATATCGGTACCGTGTGATTGCGGATGTGCCGGAACGCTTCGCTTCCACGGTGCCGGCCATGACCGATGCTCGGCTGTGGGTGCCCGCAGAAGGGTACCCGGCGCCGCGAGCGCGTTTTGGACTTTCGGTGATCGTTGTCGGCGCCGGTCCGGCGGGCCTCTTCTGCGCGCTCAGGCTTATCGAAGCCGGCGCGCGCGTGCTGGTGCTGGAGCGCGGAAGGCCTGTCGAGGAGCGCATGCGCGATATACACGCGCTCAGGGCGGGCGGCATGCTCGATCCCGAGAGCAACGTGCTCTTCGGCGAGGGCGGCGCCGGGGCGTACTCCGACGGCAAGCTTACGACGAGGATACACCGCCCCGAGGTGGAATGGTTTTTTCAGACCATGGTCGACTGCGGTGCGCCAACGGCGATCCTCTACGATGCACGGCCGCACATCGGCACGGACGGCCTCATTCCGCTGCTCGGGAATATCAGAAGGCGAATTGAGGATGCGGGCTCGACCATCCGTTTCGGGGAGCGGGTGACCGGACTCATACGCGAGGGGGGCCGGGCCGCGGGTGTGACCACCGCGACCGGCGGGGAATACCGCGCTTCGGCGGTGGTGCTCGCGACCGGTCATTCGGCGCGCGACGTGTACGATATGCTGACCGGCGAGAAGGTTGCGCTTGAGAAAAAGGGCTTCGCCGTCGGCGTGAGGATCGAGCATCCCGCCCGGCTCATCGACCGGATACAGTACGGCAAAGCGGCCGAAAAGCGGCCGCTTCCGGCGGCCGATTACCGTCTGACATTCAACAACCGGCAAAGCGGCCGCGGCGTTTACTCGTTCTGCATGTGTCCGGGGGGGGAGGTCGTCAACGCGTCGTCAGAGGAGGGCCTGCTGTGCACCAACGGCATGAGCTATTCGGGCAGGGACGGAGAGTACTCCAACGCCGCGCTCGTCGTTACGGTCTCCCCGGATGATCTCGGACCGTCACCGCTTGCGGGGATCGGGTTCCAGCGGGAGATAGAGCGCAAGGCCTTCGAGGCCGGCGGAGGCGGCTGGGAGGCCCCGGTCGAACGAATTCGTTCTTTTCTGGGCGGCGGACCGGACACGAGCGTTCCGGCGACGAGTTACCGTCCGGGCGTGCGTGCGGCGCGGGTCAGGGAATACCTTCCAGGCTGGATAGCGGACGAGCTCGCTATCGCCCTAAAAAGTTTTGACAGGAAGATGAAGGGCTTTATAGGTGATGAGGGCGTCATCATCGGCGCAGAGACGCGCTCGTCTTCACCGGTGCGCGTCGTCCGCGAAGCCGATCTGCAGTCGGTATCGCTTCCTTCCCTGTATCCGGTCGGAGAGGGCGCGGGCCACGCCGGGGGTATCGTGAGCTCGGCGGTGGACGGCATGCGCGCGGCGGACGCGATCTGCACGGCGGCGGGCCTCTGA
- a CDS encoding GAF domain-containing SpoIIE family protein phosphatase translates to MDIIDDRKTLNLAKIGSINRQINSSMNLPELLTVILETAREILHTAGASLLLSDLLTGDLIFNIVLGEHKEEIKGEKVPRGLGIVGIVAESGKPLIVNNAQNDPRVFKGIDSKSSFTTRNIICVPMTVQERNIGVLEAVNSIDREAFDELDVELLSYIAGQAAIAITNRRLLDELTSRVKELTALYEISQTVSFSRIEGDLLDTVMATLPRSLGVERASLLLYDRAKNSLVLHAAHGLPEDVLPGMETPIDNSISGHVFRTGDPLIVADRENEIQFIETDRRRSYRTPSFISVPVRSENEVIGVINVTDKTDCSIFNAFDLRVMSTIANHVTEAVRNIQYQKNKEAQRRFAQELDIAAEIQRKILPAIPPVFGNHRIAAFNRPAKEVGGDFFDFFNFGPNKYGLVVGDVSGKGIPAALFMGSARNVIRAEARISTQPGPLLVHSNRYVYDDSEYGMFVTAFYMLIDSHNKLLTYGSAGHNDQIIIKSRDRQAVRLNAAGRALGLSADSAYEERVFIYETGDLLLLFTDGVLDYLGEGDIDRGEERLIEIALRYFEDDPSAIIGYFRELISNNAVDNYFIDDFTILSVKF, encoded by the coding sequence ATGGACATCATCGACGACAGAAAAACGCTGAATCTGGCGAAGATCGGCAGCATCAACCGCCAGATCAACTCCAGCATGAACCTGCCGGAGCTCCTGACGGTCATTCTCGAGACCGCCCGCGAGATCCTTCACACGGCCGGCGCTTCGCTTCTGCTCTCGGACCTTTTGACCGGGGACCTCATCTTCAACATCGTGCTGGGCGAGCACAAGGAGGAGATCAAGGGCGAGAAGGTGCCGCGCGGCCTGGGGATCGTCGGTATCGTGGCGGAATCAGGAAAGCCACTCATCGTCAATAACGCGCAGAACGATCCCAGGGTGTTCAAGGGCATCGACAGCAAGTCGAGCTTCACCACCCGCAACATCATCTGCGTTCCGATGACCGTTCAGGAGCGGAACATCGGTGTGCTTGAGGCCGTCAACTCGATCGACAGGGAGGCTTTCGACGAACTCGACGTCGAGCTCCTTTCGTATATCGCCGGACAGGCGGCGATCGCCATCACCAACCGGCGCCTCCTCGACGAGCTCACCAGCCGCGTCAAGGAGCTTACCGCGCTGTACGAAATATCGCAGACGGTCTCCTTCTCCCGCATCGAAGGGGACCTGCTCGATACCGTCATGGCCACCCTGCCCCGCTCGCTGGGGGTCGAACGCGCCTCGCTCCTCCTCTACGACAGGGCGAAAAACTCACTGGTGCTCCATGCCGCGCACGGCCTCCCCGAAGACGTCCTCCCGGGGATGGAAACGCCGATCGACAACTCGATCTCGGGCCACGTGTTTCGGACGGGCGACCCGCTCATCGTCGCCGACAGGGAAAACGAAATCCAGTTCATTGAAACGGACCGCCGCAGAAGCTATCGGACGCCGTCCTTCATCTCCGTTCCGGTCCGCAGCGAAAACGAAGTGATCGGGGTGATCAACGTCACCGACAAGACCGACTGTTCCATTTTCAACGCCTTCGACCTTCGGGTGATGTCGACTATCGCCAACCACGTTACCGAGGCGGTGCGAAACATCCAGTACCAGAAAAACAAGGAGGCCCAGCGGCGCTTCGCCCAGGAGCTGGACATCGCGGCGGAAATCCAGCGGAAGATCCTTCCGGCGATACCGCCCGTTTTCGGAAATCACCGCATAGCGGCCTTCAACCGCCCGGCTAAGGAGGTGGGGGGCGATTTTTTCGATTTTTTCAATTTCGGCCCGAACAAGTACGGACTGGTAGTCGGGGACGTTTCGGGGAAGGGAATTCCCGCCGCTCTTTTCATGGGTTCGGCGCGCAACGTAATCCGCGCTGAGGCCAGGATAAGCACCCAGCCCGGACCCCTGCTGGTCCATTCCAACCGCTACGTATACGACGATTCAGAGTACGGGATGTTCGTTACGGCCTTTTATATGCTCATCGACAGCCACAACAAGCTCCTCACCTACGGGAGCGCGGGCCACAACGACCAGATCATTATAAAAAGCAGGGACCGTCAGGCCGTGCGCCTTAACGCAGCGGGAAGGGCCCTTGGCCTGTCCGCGGATTCCGCGTACGAGGAAAGGGTCTTCATATACGAAACCGGCGACCTGTTGCTCCTGTTCACCGACGGCGTGCTCGACTACCTCGGGGAGGGCGATATTGACCGGGGCGAGGAGCGCCTCATCGAGATCGCGCTCCGTTACTTCGAAGACGACCCCTCGGCCATCATCGGTTATTTCAGGGAGCTGATCTCCAATAATGCGGTTGACAATTATTTCATCGACGATTTCACCATTCTCTCGGTGAAATTCTGA
- a CDS encoding lysylphosphatidylglycerol synthase transmembrane domain-containing protein gives MKKYRAIFIGAGVLILALLIYSFGVKKTIDDIFAMGWRFWIIAGIFLFNNIFMTIAWKVLINHPVRPSYYLQLFLARVAGDSTSSVNAMASAAGEALKAIYIKDAVPIQTGLASVVLDRTIHIISNVLMMLTGIFISFFVLNIPLWISVLTLTAFMLLLYMMMVILKKQRQGFVRYLLTRIPVRWLDRFMNEKRWEKVDTLDGDISFIFSTGKTMKCFYYSLAIHYLSGFFFSSLEIYLIVIFSGNSITFVHSMFLYIFSMFLTSVIFFMPANLGTSEGSFSLALQFLGYDPAIGLTVGLIKRLRTLVWSLIGIIILFFAGMTRKS, from the coding sequence GTGAAAAAATACCGGGCGATTTTTATCGGCGCGGGGGTGTTGATCCTCGCCCTGCTCATCTACAGTTTCGGCGTGAAAAAAACCATCGACGACATCTTTGCCATGGGATGGCGTTTCTGGATCATCGCAGGGATATTCCTTTTCAACAACATTTTCATGACCATCGCCTGGAAGGTTCTCATCAACCACCCGGTCAGGCCGTCATATTATCTTCAGCTTTTCCTCGCACGCGTGGCGGGCGACTCCACCTCGTCCGTTAACGCAATGGCCTCGGCCGCCGGCGAAGCGCTCAAGGCAATCTATATAAAGGACGCGGTCCCCATCCAGACCGGCCTCGCCTCGGTCGTCCTCGACCGTACCATACACATTATCTCGAACGTACTAATGATGCTTACCGGCATCTTTATCAGCTTTTTCGTGCTCAACATTCCCCTGTGGATCTCCGTCTTAACGCTCACCGCGTTCATGCTGCTCCTGTATATGATGATGGTAATTTTAAAAAAACAGCGGCAGGGCTTCGTCCGTTATCTCCTGACCCGCATTCCCGTACGCTGGCTCGATCGTTTCATGAACGAAAAGCGGTGGGAGAAGGTTGATACGCTCGACGGGGATATCTCATTCATCTTCAGCACCGGGAAGACCATGAAATGCTTCTATTACTCCCTCGCCATTCATTATCTGTCGGGTTTCTTTTTTTCCAGCCTCGAAATATACCTTATTGTCATCTTCTCGGGGAATTCGATCACCTTCGTACACTCCATGTTCCTGTATATCTTCAGCATGTTCCTCACCAGCGTCATCTTTTTCATGCCGGCGAACCTCGGCACCAGCGAAGGGTCGTTTTCACTGGCGTTGCAATTTCTCGGCTACGATCCGGCGATCGGCCTTACGGTCGGCCTCATCAAGCGCCTGCGCACACTGGTGTGGTCGCTCATCGGCATCATCATTCTGTTTTTCGCGGGCATGACCAGAAAGAGCTGA
- the sixA gene encoding phosphohistidine phosphatase SixA produces the protein MKIILVQHGDAVASEKDPERPLSDKGRSQVKRLSEFLRKLPFYPGLVLHSGKTRARETAEAVSFALGGVHVEERSFLNPDDPIRPMEDELKVLGVNVLIVGHLPYLGKLSSSLLAGDEKRDIVEITNVSPVIIGREKGIFRLDGYFRCEYMR, from the coding sequence ATGAAGATTATCCTGGTGCAGCACGGTGACGCCGTCGCTTCGGAGAAGGACCCGGAGAGGCCGCTTTCCGACAAGGGGCGTTCGCAGGTTAAGCGCCTTTCAGAATTTTTACGAAAGCTCCCGTTTTACCCCGGCCTTGTACTGCACAGCGGAAAAACCAGGGCACGGGAGACCGCCGAAGCCGTTTCGTTCGCCCTCGGCGGGGTCCATGTCGAAGAGCGGTCCTTCCTCAACCCCGACGACCCGATACGGCCCATGGAGGACGAGCTTAAAGTGCTTGGCGTTAACGTGCTGATCGTCGGACACCTCCCGTACCTCGGAAAGCTCTCTTCATCGCTTCTGGCGGGCGATGAAAAACGCGATATCGTGGAGATCACCAACGTGTCCCCGGTGATCATCGGCCGTGAGAAGGGGATATTCAGGCTTGATGGTTATTTCAGGTGCGAGTACATGCGGTGA
- a CDS encoding patatin family protein, whose product MTKESGGTMGIKRLYHRLRGTPFYRKRKKALVLEGGGMRGIFLTGVLQSFTDRGYFPWKIIIGSSAGALTGAAYAARQIHLARDAFFTELLSGQFIKLSNILRPEKHILNLDWMVDTIIHGAEPLDDRALSRACPVLITATDCLPDNPPQTLYLSSRRDDMSLALKATAAIPVLYRGFVEYAKHHLLDGGLLDPIPYAKALEMGFDEDEILVVVTRRRGYRKKEESFWVKSLYESYYKDHRYRFLVEAISSRYLLYNKALDELEQRHPEIDVIYPPDNFRVDRLSRDGKKIMEGFAQGAVAGRDYLRHLRG is encoded by the coding sequence ATGACAAAGGAAAGCGGCGGGACTATGGGAATAAAGAGGCTCTATCACCGGCTGCGGGGCACGCCCTTCTATCGGAAAAGGAAAAAGGCCCTCGTGCTCGAAGGCGGGGGCATGCGCGGGATATTTCTCACGGGCGTGCTGCAGAGCTTCACCGACCGTGGATACTTCCCCTGGAAAATCATTATAGGTTCCTCGGCCGGGGCGCTCACGGGCGCGGCCTACGCCGCGCGGCAGATCCATCTTGCCCGCGACGCCTTTTTCACCGAACTTCTGTCCGGACAATTCATCAAACTTTCCAACATCCTTCGCCCCGAAAAGCACATACTGAACCTGGACTGGATGGTCGACACCATCATACACGGCGCCGAGCCTCTCGACGATCGCGCCCTGTCCCGCGCGTGCCCCGTGCTCATCACCGCCACCGACTGCCTCCCCGACAATCCCCCGCAGACGCTGTACTTAAGCTCGCGGCGCGACGATATGTCCCTGGCCCTCAAGGCGACCGCCGCCATACCCGTTCTCTACCGCGGCTTCGTCGAATACGCGAAACACCATCTTCTGGACGGGGGCCTGCTCGATCCGATTCCATACGCCAAGGCGCTGGAGATGGGGTTCGACGAGGACGAGATACTGGTGGTCGTCACGCGGCGGCGCGGTTATCGCAAGAAGGAGGAGTCGTTCTGGGTCAAGTCCCTTTACGAATCATACTACAAAGACCACCGTTACCGCTTTCTCGTCGAGGCGATCAGCAGCAGGTATCTGCTGTACAACAAGGCGCTGGACGAGCTCGAACAGCGGCACCCGGAAATCGACGTCATCTATCCCCCGGACAACTTCCGGGTGGACCGGCTCAGCCGTGACGGTAAAAAAATAATGGAAGGCTTCGCGCAGGGCGCCGTGGCCGGAAGGGACTACCTGCGGCACCTGCGCGGCTGA
- a CDS encoding FecR family protein: protein MIRITVARACAAILMALITAAGSERALALEFSFLVGDVSLLRQGKSSAAGLGQSLADGDMVMTGAGGIAVIGYGDGSEIRVMEKSRVRIGSIAVKDSGSVSVISGAINARFQKLARGSERKVVTPTTVCSVRGTDFLVGVSDGADSRVEMKEGALEVRNPYGRKNLGPSSKTKIGLAESPADDEGEADMAAWKAERDGEMERDPGERGKRFEGYINNMGERSSRSSGKLGDLNSRLGGRAPVGKKEIEKTGEELTILQRDLEDDALLNESAAASIEGILDRFGKDKTEMYDTFYRIKEESNKVAQQHRINFEALQAVRESYRKAYEEIMGKHRESMEKIKGGIDKEAAKPPKK, encoded by the coding sequence ATGATAAGGATAACGGTGGCGCGCGCGTGCGCCGCGATACTCATGGCGCTTATAACGGCGGCTGGATCGGAAAGGGCGCTTGCGCTCGAGTTTTCATTCCTTGTGGGCGATGTATCTCTTTTACGCCAGGGGAAATCATCGGCCGCGGGCCTGGGCCAGTCGCTCGCCGACGGCGACATGGTCATGACGGGCGCCGGGGGTATTGCGGTCATCGGATACGGGGACGGCAGCGAGATACGCGTTATGGAAAAGAGCAGGGTGAGGATCGGCAGTATTGCTGTGAAGGACTCGGGCTCCGTTTCGGTGATATCGGGGGCGATAAACGCCCGGTTCCAGAAGCTGGCGCGGGGCTCGGAGCGGAAGGTGGTCACTCCCACGACGGTCTGTTCGGTTCGAGGTACGGACTTTCTGGTCGGCGTCAGCGACGGCGCCGACTCGCGCGTCGAAATGAAGGAAGGCGCGCTCGAGGTGCGCAACCCCTACGGAAGGAAGAACCTCGGCCCGTCATCGAAGACGAAAATCGGTCTCGCCGAGTCTCCGGCCGACGATGAAGGAGAGGCCGACATGGCGGCCTGGAAGGCGGAACGCGACGGGGAGATGGAGCGCGACCCGGGAGAGCGGGGGAAGCGCTTTGAGGGCTATATCAACAACATGGGAGAGCGCAGTTCCAGGTCGTCTGGAAAGCTCGGCGATCTTAACTCGCGGCTGGGCGGCAGGGCGCCCGTCGGGAAGAAAGAGATCGAAAAGACCGGAGAAGAGCTTACGATATTGCAGCGCGACCTCGAAGACGACGCACTGCTCAATGAGAGTGCGGCGGCCTCCATCGAGGGGATCCTCGATCGCTTCGGGAAAGACAAGACGGAAATGTACGACACCTTTTATCGTATAAAGGAAGAATCGAACAAGGTTGCGCAGCAGCATCGCATAAACTTTGAGGCCCTGCAGGCTGTGCGGGAATCCTACCGCAAGGCCTATGAGGAGATCATGGGCAAACACAGGGAGAGCATGGAAAAGATAAAGGGCGGGATCGACAAAGAGGCGGCGAAGCCCCCGAAAAAATAA
- a CDS encoding SpoIIE family protein phosphatase — MSDTASVKANVVVIDDDKLVNDLIYRILRKEYSARGYESAEEALRSENLSMVDVIIADVNLPGMDGIEFLNRVQLVDSGIPVILITGYGDIDIAISALKSGATDFILKPFKNEQIGISVKRALEARRLVLENRALLEELRQKNKELEALNEEIRTRNIEIEKELDIAANLQRCLFPAALPHLDRVDLALKFRPVEKVSGDFFDFIQYDEDLFAFVFADVSGHGVPAALYSAMVKTAISSVKTSSPVPSEFMGEVNRFLIGSQKRMSYNYVTIFYGLFDLAADTLTYCNAGIPSPAVMRADGSYAFLDPNSPFVGIFENSVYKNERISISGGDRLVFYTDGVFELTGPSDRIMGQGVFLELLKKYMDKNIHELIETIFERVMEFSGSQRPGDDITLIGMNYKNKEDDEG; from the coding sequence TTGAGCGACACAGCCAGCGTGAAAGCGAACGTGGTGGTCATCGACGATGACAAGCTCGTAAACGACCTCATCTACCGCATCCTCCGGAAGGAGTACAGTGCGAGAGGGTACGAGAGCGCGGAGGAGGCCCTTCGCTCGGAGAATCTCTCTATGGTTGATGTGATCATCGCCGACGTCAATCTACCGGGCATGGACGGGATCGAGTTCCTCAACAGGGTCCAGCTCGTCGACTCGGGGATTCCGGTTATTCTAATAACAGGTTACGGCGACATAGACATCGCCATATCGGCGCTCAAGAGCGGGGCGACGGACTTCATCCTCAAGCCGTTCAAGAACGAGCAGATAGGTATTTCGGTTAAAAGGGCCCTGGAGGCGCGGCGGCTCGTTCTCGAGAATCGCGCGCTTCTGGAAGAGCTCAGGCAGAAAAACAAGGAGCTCGAGGCGCTGAACGAGGAGATAAGGACGCGGAACATCGAAATCGAAAAGGAGCTCGATATCGCCGCCAACCTGCAGCGCTGTCTCTTCCCGGCGGCGTTGCCCCACCTCGACCGCGTCGATCTCGCGCTTAAATTCAGGCCGGTGGAAAAGGTAAGCGGTGATTTTTTCGATTTTATCCAGTACGATGAAGACCTTTTCGCCTTCGTGTTCGCCGACGTATCGGGCCACGGGGTGCCCGCCGCTCTGTATTCGGCCATGGTGAAAACCGCCATCAGCTCGGTGAAGACCTCGAGTCCCGTTCCTTCCGAGTTCATGGGCGAGGTCAACCGGTTTCTGATCGGGTCACAGAAGCGGATGAGCTACAATTATGTGACCATTTTCTACGGGCTCTTTGACCTTGCGGCCGATACGCTCACCTACTGTAACGCGGGTATCCCCTCACCCGCCGTTATGCGCGCGGACGGAAGCTATGCGTTTCTCGACCCTAACAGCCCGTTCGTCGGAATCTTCGAAAACTCGGTCTACAAGAACGAACGCATCAGCATCAGCGGCGGTGACCGGCTTGTCTTCTACACGGATGGCGTTTTTGAGCTGACGGGTCCCAGCGACAGGATAATGGGGCAGGGCGTTTTCCTGGAGCTTCTTAAAAAATATATGGATAAGAATATCCACGAGCTTATCGAGACGATATTTGAAAGGGTGATGGAATTCAGCGGCAGTCAGCGTCCCGGTGACGACATAACCCTTATCGGCATGAATTACAAAAACAAGGAGGACGACGAAGGATGA
- a CDS encoding DUF1318 domain-containing protein, with protein sequence MNTRLCLLAAVAVLLTALSRCASGKSCLADMPSCLEISPPDIHLTGEKTVIERQIVGDYRELERDAWIISSVKTDVARSRGPAVVMGGDAALLGAVKIREFNEEKIRTYKDDGAVGEANSGMAVYMPQKKYDSDAALKAALVRVLEDENAARRVIFERSVARTGPGGPATGDVAAFGAAFAEEQAALAKRNDWVQDRTGKWVRKK encoded by the coding sequence ATGAATACGCGCCTGTGTCTGCTCGCGGCGGTTGCGGTGCTTTTGACGGCGCTTTCGAGGTGCGCGAGCGGCAAAAGCTGTCTGGCGGACATGCCCAGCTGCCTGGAGATATCGCCCCCGGATATACACCTCACCGGGGAAAAGACCGTCATCGAGCGGCAGATCGTGGGCGATTACCGCGAGCTCGAACGCGACGCGTGGATCATATCGTCGGTGAAGACCGACGTGGCGCGCTCGCGCGGCCCGGCCGTGGTGATGGGGGGCGACGCGGCGCTTCTGGGGGCCGTGAAGATACGGGAGTTCAACGAGGAGAAGATCCGCACGTATAAGGACGATGGTGCCGTCGGGGAGGCGAACAGCGGGATGGCGGTTTATATGCCACAGAAAAAGTACGACTCGGACGCCGCGCTCAAAGCGGCCCTCGTGCGGGTGCTCGAGGACGAGAACGCTGCGAGGAGGGTGATCTTCGAGCGGAGCGTGGCGCGTACGGGGCCGGGAGGGCCTGCCACCGGCGATGTGGCGGCCTTCGGCGCCGCCTTCGCCGAAGAGCAGGCGGCGCTCGCGAAGAGGAACGACTGGGTCCAGGATAGAACGGGCAAATGGGTTCGTAAAAAATGA